In Raphanus sativus cultivar WK10039 chromosome 5, ASM80110v3, whole genome shotgun sequence, the following proteins share a genomic window:
- the LOC108862618 gene encoding RAN GTPase-activating protein 1, whose translation MDHSVKTPPVLSVKMWPPSKSTRLMLVDRMTKNITTPSIFSRKYGLLSLQEAEEDAKRIEDLAFSTANKHFHNEPDSDGTSAVHVYAKESSKLMLEVIKRGPLQVESEAAEANADGDALFDLSGGRRAFIDVEEARELLSPLSDPNNSFTKIRFSNRSFGSEAASFAVSVLSSVKDQLTEVDLSDFVAGRPEAEALEVMNMFSSALEGSKLRSLNLSDNALGEKGIRAFGSLIKSQHDLEELYLMNDGISEDAARAVRELLPSTDKIRVLQFHNNMTGDEGAVAIAEIVKQCPSLEDFRCSSTRIGSDGGVALAAALASCSRLKKLDLRDNMFGVEGGVALAETLSVLTDLTEIYMSYLNLEDEGAEALSEALIKSAPCLEVVELAGNDITVKSTGKLAECIASKRALLKLNLSENELKDEGTILIAEAVEGLDQLVEVDMSTNMMRRAGARALAQSVLKKQSFKLLNINGNFISEEGVDEVNDMFKDSPDKLGPLDDNDPEGEDFEDEEEEEEGDEGNELEAKLGGLKIKQEEE comes from the coding sequence ATGGATCATTCGGTTAAAACACCACCTGTTCTGTCTGTAAAGATGTGGCCACCCAGCAAGAGCACCAGACTCATGCTTGTCGACCGCATGACCAAGAACATCACCACCCCTTCCATCTTCTCCCGAAAGTACGGTCTTCTGAGTCTCCAAGAGGCCGAGGAAGATGCCAAGCGCATCGAAGACCTTGCTTTCTCCACCGCCAACAAACACTTCCACAACGAGCCTGATTCTGACGGCACCTCTGCTGTCCACGTCTACGCCAAAGAGTCTAGCAAGCTCATGCTCGAAGTCATCAAACGTGGTCCTCTACAGGTTGAATCCGAGGCCGCCGAGGCCAACGCCGATGGGGACGCCTTGTTTGATCTATCCGGTGGCCGTAGAGCTTTCATCGATGTAGAGGAGGCACGTGAGCTTCTGAGTCCTCTCTCTGATCCCAACAACTCCTTTACCAAGATCCGTTTCAGCAACAGGAGTTTCGGCTCTGAGGCTGCTAGTTTCGCCGTCAGCGTCTTGTCTTCCGTCAAGGATCAGCTGACCGAAGTGGATCTCTCCGATTTCGTCGCGGGGAGACCAGAGGCCGAAGCCCTCGAAGTCATGAATATGTTTTCCTCTGCCTTGGAGGGTTCCAAGCTCAGGTCTTTGAATCTTTCCGACAACGCCTTGGGAGAGAAAGGAATCCGAGCGTTCGGCTCTCTCATCAAGTCCCAGCATGACTTGGAGGAGCTGTATCTCATGAACGATGGCATCTCCGAGGATGCTGCGAGAGCCGTCCGCGAGCTGCTTCCCTCTACTGACAAAATCAGGGTTCTTCAGTTTCATAACAACATGACGGGAGACGAAGGAGCGGTTGCTATTGCGGAGATTGTGAAGCAGTGTCCGTCTCTGGAAGATTTCCGGTGTTCGTCTACGAGGATTGGTTCGGATGGTGGTGTTGCGCTTGCTGCGGCGCTTGCGTCCTGTAGCCGCTTGAAGAAACTTGATCTTCGCGACAACATGTTTGGAGTCGAAGGTGGAGTTGCCCTGGCGGAGACCTTGTCAGTGTTGACTGACTTGACTGAGATCTATATGAGTTACCTCAACTTGGAGGATGAGGGAGCAGAGGCACTTTCCGAAGCTCTGATTAAGTCTGCTCCTTGTCTTGAAGTTGTGGAGTTGGCTGGGAACGATATTACTGTGAAATCCACTGGGAAATTGGCGGAATGCATCGCCTCGAAACGGGCTCTTTTGAAGCTGAATTTATCTGAGAATGAACTCAAAGACGAAGGGACAATCTTGATCGCAGAGGCAGTTGAAGGTCTTGACCAGTTGGTTGAAGTTGACATGAGCACAAacatgatgagaagagctggggcAAGGGCCTTGGCACAAAGTGTTTTGAAGAAACAGAGTTTCAAGCTTCTGAACATTAATGGAAACTTCATATCTGAGGAAGGTGTTGACGAGGTGAATGACATGTTTAAGGACTCCCCGGACAAGCTTGGTCCTCTGGATGATAATGACCCTGAAGGAGAAGATTttgaagatgaagaggaagaagaggaaggtgATGAAGGCAATGAGCTGGAAGCAAAGCTAGGAGGTCTGAAAATTAAGCAAGAGGAGGAATAG
- the LOC108856405 gene encoding cyclin-U3-1 → METLASDDDPGLIDSGVYLRLGLLIAEKGNKRLQKKQPPPALLSRLASSLERSISSPPESAAAAAVTTVFDGRSPPEITISDYLTRIYNYSRCSPSCFVVAYIYIHQFLHLTRSHLTPLNVHRLLVTSVMLSAKVFDDRYYNNAYYARVGGVSTRELNRLEMKLLFALDFKLQVDPHTFHSHCCHLEEHNSSDDDGFHIDWPIKEACRLSKESWRKATPESVCSQTTAR, encoded by the exons atggagacTCTGGCAAGTGATGATGATCCTGGATTGATTGATTCGGGTGTGTATCTAAGGCTAGGGCTTCTTATTGCAGAGAAGGGCAACAAGCGTTTGCAGAAGAAGCAGCCACCACCCGCACTTCTCTCACGTCTCGCTTCATCTCTCGAGAGATCTATCTCGTCTCCCCCAGagtctgctgctgctgctgctgtgaCCACCGTCTTTGACGGTAGATCTCCCCCCGAGATCACCATTTCAGACTACTTGACTCGCATTTACAACTACTCTCGCTGCAGCCCTTCTTGCTTTGTGGTCGCCTACATCTACATTCATCAGTTTCTCCACCTCACCCGGTCTCACCTCACCCCTCTTAATGTCCACCGCCTTCTCGTTACAAGTGTCATGTTATCTGCCAAAGTCTTCGATGACAG GTATTACAACAATGCTTACTACGCCAGAGTAGGAGGTGTGAGCACGAGAGAGCTCAACAGATTGGAGATGAAGCTCTTGTTCGCCCTTGATTTCAAGCTTCAGGTTGATCCTCACACCTTTCACTCCCACTGTTGTCATTTAGAGGAACACAACAGCAGCGACGACGACGGCTTCCACATCGACTGGCCTATAAAAGAAGCATGCCGACTCAGCAAAGAGTCTTGGCGTAAGGCCACACCAGAGTCTGTCTGCTCTCAAACCACTGCACGCTGA